Proteins from a genomic interval of Vicingaceae bacterium:
- a CDS encoding DUF389 domain-containing protein, which translates to MNLRLIEIILPGENATRIIDQLKNEEILDYWREEVFKDEVIIKVLLDANKTESLMDKLEKKFSNDKRFRMVSIEVKTTIPRPDDPENSTKQNIGRLRVSRDELYTSASNSVELNYVYFIMIVLSTVIAAIGLYKNSVALIIGSMVIAPLLSPNIAISLATVIGDYELEKKGFIAFFLGAGLSLVLSILLGLIFPLDLQFEEVKSRTSLNYPDLIVAIASGVAGTLAFTTGEMMGVVGVMVAIALLPPLVNAGMLLGNGHWLSSLGSFLLFTANFASLNLAGVLTFLLQGVRSGNWWEEKKARKHRKKVIILWIILILLLAIAIFWKINPK; encoded by the coding sequence ATGAACCTGCGATTGATTGAAATCATTTTACCCGGAGAAAATGCTACCAGAATCATCGACCAATTGAAAAATGAAGAAATTTTGGATTATTGGCGGGAAGAGGTTTTTAAGGACGAAGTTATCATCAAAGTACTTTTAGATGCCAACAAGACAGAATCGTTGATGGATAAACTTGAAAAAAAATTTTCAAATGACAAACGTTTCAGAATGGTATCTATAGAAGTGAAAACCACGATACCGCGACCTGACGATCCTGAGAATAGCACCAAACAAAACATTGGGAGGTTGCGTGTCAGCCGTGACGAGCTTTATACTTCTGCTTCAAATTCGGTTGAACTTAATTATGTATATTTCATCATGATAGTATTGTCCACCGTAATCGCAGCCATTGGACTTTATAAAAACAGCGTGGCATTAATCATAGGTTCTATGGTAATAGCCCCTTTACTTTCACCAAACATTGCCATATCATTGGCTACAGTTATCGGAGATTATGAATTGGAGAAAAAAGGATTTATTGCTTTCTTTCTTGGCGCAGGGCTTTCATTGGTTTTATCTATATTACTTGGATTGATTTTCCCTCTGGATTTGCAATTTGAAGAAGTTAAGTCAAGAACTTCATTAAACTATCCGGATTTGATAGTGGCCATTGCTTCCGGAGTAGCCGGCACACTGGCTTTTACTACCGGTGAAATGATGGGAGTGGTAGGAGTAATGGTGGCTATTGCGCTTTTGCCACCATTGGTGAACGCCGGAATGTTATTAGGCAATGGGCATTGGTTGTCTTCATTGGGCAGTTTCTTGTTGTTTACAGCCAATTTTGCCAGTTTGAACCTCGCCGGTGTCCTAACATTTTTGTTACAAGGAGTAAGATCGGGCAATTGGTGGGAAGAGAAAAAAGCACGTAAACACCGCAAAAAAGTGATCATTTTATGGATCATTTTAATTCTGCTACTTGCCATTGCAATTTTTTGGAAAATTAATCCAAAGTAA